The Methanofastidiosum sp. genome contains the following window.
CTTCTTCAACTTTATTTTTGTCATTTTCTTGCATGTAAAAAAAACCAGCTATTGTTGCAATTATTAACACTAGTGCAACTGCTCCAACAATAGTTATTTTTTTCTTATCGTTCAAAAATGACTTTTCTGTTTTAGTTGCACTTGTTTTATTTTTTGTTTTAGTAGAAACGACTTTTTTAGATGTGGCCTTAGTAGTTTTAGTTATTTTTTTCTCAGCAACACTCTTCTTTTTCTTTGTAGCTATATTATCACCCTAACGTGAGAAAATTAAGTAAGTTTAAAAGACTTTTGTCAATAATTTATATGTTCAACGCATTTTAGAGTCAATAAATTTCTGTATTTTATCGGATTCTCTCTCCCTAAAGCACAGTGGATCTTTATTCTCATTGTATAGTCCAATATTTTCTTCAAACGAATTTCTATTATTCATATAAAAAATTCCAAGTGGCAATTTTTCAGTTTCAATAGATTTCTTGAAAGCTTCAATTCTGTTTTTCGGGTCGTGTTTATCGTCAAGATAATATGTATTTTGTTTAAACCATTCAAATGTGTTTATTTTGTTAAACGATGGGCATTGTTGGAAAATATCTATTATAGCATAGCCTTTATGGGCAATTGCTTTTTTTAGTATTTCTTTAGTTTGCTCAATATCTCCAACGAATGCACGGGCTACAAAAGAAGCATTTAATGCTATTGCAACTGCAATGGGATTGAAAGGTTCAAGGATAACGCCCTCAACTTGTAAGGTAGTTTTAACGCCTAGCATTGTAGTAGGAGAGGCTTGCCCTTTAGTTAATCCATAAACCATGTTATTGTGTATTATATTTGTGATATTTGGATTTCTTCTTATTGCATGAAGTATATGATTTCCACCTTCTCCATACATATCGCCGTCTCCACCCTCTGCTATTACGGTGAGATTCGGATTAATGCTCTTTACTGCAGTTGCTATCGGAATGGCTCGTCCATGTAATGTGTGAAAAGTATTAGTCTTAAAATAGTGAGGGGTTTTTGATGACTGGCCAATTCCGGAAATAACTGCAATATCCTGGGGTTTTATTTGGAGTTCTGCAAATGTTTCTTTTAATATTCTTAATAATGTAAAGTTTCCACATCCAGGGCACCATGAAATATCGATATTTTGTACATCAAAATCTTTAGCTTCCATTTTATTCCTCCAGAATATCTTTTATTCTTCTAGTAACTTCTTCAACAGAAAATGGCCTACCATCATATTTTAATATCTTATTTTTAATCTCAAAACCTGTCTCCAGTTTTATAAGGTTTGCAAATTGTCCTGAAGCATTATTTTCTATTGCAATAACTTTTTTTGCGTTAATTAGATATCCCATAATTTCTCTTGGTAGGGGATATACCTGTTTGAAATATAAAAATCCAAGCTTGGGCTCTCTCAATTGTTTTAGGGACTCTTCTACGATGTTCCTTGTCGAGCCCCATCCTATTAAAAGATATTTGTAAGCTTTTCCGCCAAGAAGTTCTGGGTAAATAACCTCATTTTTGATTTGATTAAGTTTTTCATTGAATCTTTTTTCAACCATCTTTTTTCTTAGAATTGCATTTTCAGTAGTATGTCCAATCTCGTCATGTTCATTTCCAGTTTGTATTACCAGACCTTCCCCGAATCCAGGTATTCCTCTTGGGGATACTCCTGTTTTTGTAAATTGATATCTTTTATAGTCCTCTTTTGTCTGTACTACATATTTTTTTATTCCATATCTCTTATGATCTAAAGAAGGGATATTATACTGGCAATCTAATAAATATTGATCTGTTAGTATGAAAACAGGTATCTGGTATTTATCCGCGAAAGAAAAGGCATATTTTGATAAATGAAAACAATCCTCGATACTACCGGGTGACAATATTATTCGTGCAAAATCTCCATGGCCTGCATATAAAGCGAGGTCAAGGTCACCTTGTTCAGTTCTAGTTGGGAGGCCTGTTGCCGGTCCGGGTCTTTGGCCTATATGGA
Protein-coding sequences here:
- a CDS encoding thiamine pyrophosphate-dependent enzyme, with amino-acid sequence MEAKDFDVQNIDISWCPGCGNFTLLRILKETFAELQIKPQDIAVISGIGQSSKTPHYFKTNTFHTLHGRAIPIATAVKSINPNLTVIAEGGDGDMYGEGGNHILHAIRRNPNITNIIHNNMVYGLTKGQASPTTMLGVKTTLQVEGVILEPFNPIAVAIALNASFVARAFVGDIEQTKEILKKAIAHKGYAIIDIFQQCPSFNKINTFEWFKQNTYYLDDKHDPKNRIEAFKKSIETEKLPLGIFYMNNRNSFEENIGLYNENKDPLCFRERESDKIQKFIDSKMR